A genomic window from Pocillopora verrucosa isolate sample1 chromosome 7, ASM3666991v2, whole genome shotgun sequence includes:
- the LOC131792014 gene encoding uncharacterized protein: MANGIEPKPVEHVRPPRVPSYQEQSRMRNFHTAAIGKEPNSTKLPCSLCQSFDHGVWFCKEFYDTGVDDRWKIAKEKQLCFRCLASDHRGKDCLKARTYGIDGCSRNHHRLLHGSEVLSETGPMTMLPHADDEKRPDAPREGAPAVTLTSCNTETPT, translated from the coding sequence ATGGCGAACGGAATTGAACCGAAACCTGTCGAGCACGTTAGACCACCGAGAGTACCGAGTTACCAGGAACAGAGCAGGATGCGAAATTTTCATACTGCTGCAATAGGGAAAGAGCCAAATAGTACGAAGCTTCCATGTTCTCTCTGCCAGAGTTTCGATCACGGGGTGTGGTTTTGCAAGGAGTTTTATGACACAGGAGTGGATGACCGCTGGAAGATcgctaaagaaaaacagttgTGTTTTCGTTGCCTAGCCTCTGATCATAGGGGGAAAGATTGCCTAAAGGCCCGCACGTATGGAATAGATGGTTGTTCTCGAAATCACCACCGCCTTCTTCATGGAAGTGAAGTTTTGTCAGAAACCGGACCGATGACAATGTTGCCTCATGCTGACGATGAGAAACGCCCAGATGCTCCACGGGAGGGGGCGCCCGCTGTGACCCTGACCAGCTGTAATACAGAAACGCCCACTTAG